AACCCCATAAAATGTATCccttggagagcaccaaaagcgGAATGAGGAGGCATGTTTGTAAAAGATACGTGTCTGGACGCCTTTTTTTTTGATGAGAATTGAGAATACACTCCCTGCTTCTTGGTTGGTGACCCCTGACCGGTAGAGGAAAGCAAACATTTTGCTATAGACCAAAGGAGGAGTTGGATTTAGATAGGCTCATATAGTCAACATGGGACTTCCAGCATATTTGattattgaataaaactttatggcATTGAAAAGAGAAGTTGTCGGCTCCTGAGCCCACCTCCTCCGGATGCACCTACATcgtggtccttttaactggagaggctgccaaggattgaactgggCCCAAACGTTTGAAATATTCAATATCGGATTGTCGTGATTTTGTAGCATATTTTATGTGGACAAAAACCAGCCAcactgagcaataaatatattGTTGAAATAGGCGATAGCTGCTGTGTGCATGGTTGAACAGAAAATgtggaatgtcctgcagggggcatcagaggcaatgtgcagttagcatagttagatcaggaacttcctggtgtttttccaGTAATCTTCTCAGGGTCCTTATTGGGTCAACTGGAGACGTCCTGCTCCTCTAAGCACATGCCCACCTGTTACCTTCTGAACAGACAGAGTGCTAATCAGAGACATATAATAGGTctgtttctatacaaagttgtttctcttcataatataaCTTTTTAACTCTTTTtattctgctcctctcttgccaaCTCTGCCAAGAGAAATGAATGGAGTGTATATGTCTATAAGAGGGGGGAGCCTTCCTGAAGTGACATGGATACCTCGGAGATATGGAGGGGCaacgctctggcttttgggcaaaactctatggtagaattggctTCAAACCATCAAGTTTTGGCTGAAGCCCACAGCGTCACAGACACCCTCTCACAACCCCAGTGTCCCAATATCACAGTGATGTCAACAGGTTGCGTTACATGCAATGTCCTTCCAAACTGGAGGgagttggggcggggggaggttcgTCCGGAAAGTGGGGGACCTCTACTTAGGCTGGTAAACCCGGCAACCTTAATAGTAGGTTTCCTCAGTGCGACACCTGTTGAAGCCGAGGCCCTCCCAGTCCTTCCCTCGATGCCTGCCAAGCTTTTTAGGAAGTGGATGGAACCATTGTAAGGCAAGGCTTGTTACTGGTTGTTACTGGTCAGCACTGGGCCTGCCTTAGTCAGCATGTGGTTCCATTCCACCTGCAagttcattcatgctacatatgCTGAGTGAGTCAAAACTTATCTTGCAAGCATTTcacttgtttaaaaagaaaaagaaacaacaggaGGGTTTCTTGActttcccccaaatttccagttttTCCAAAAATTCCTCAAAAATAGTTTTCCAAGCCTTTGCATCTCTATGATGAATGCCGGTGGGGAGGAGAGCTCAGGAAGGGACATGAGGCTAGGCCTTGAAGGGTGACGCAATCAGGGATTTGGAAGTTGCTCCACACACAGCTTCTCCGTCTGGCTCACAACCTGCGGCGTGTTGTTTTGGAACGTCCACCTGATATCCTAGCTCTGATCATCCACAGTCCAGATTTCTCCCAAGTAGCCTCGATAATGCAAGACCTGTGCAAGACCTTGAATGGCTGCATTTTGTCACTATCCCCCTGGAGACCATAATATGCTTAGGAACCCCGAAATGGTTCAGTTGGAGGGAAAGGCTGGTACAGCAATGCCCAGCAGCACCGCAGACTAGGAGTGGCTCGTTCCTGGTAAGGGAGGGTttccaactgcctggagaaaaaggttTCGTCCCTTTTATTTACCTTCATGCCATTAAAAGCTTCAATCATTTCACACAGAAGTCCCTGTTAAAGGGCCACGTGTCCGTCTACACATTTTTATCAGTTGTGTCAAGTATTTGTGTTGAAACCGTCCAGCAAAAGCTGCTCTCCTCAGATATTTTTGGAAAGAATAAAGTCCAATTAAGTGTCTTTAGCCCTCATAGAAGGTGTGGCACACATTTTCCTGTTGCAAAATTCCCACCTGCCTCAGTGCCTTTATCCCTGGAGGGAGGggctggtggggggaggaggtattttttggaggttttaaaaaacagcagcagccGTAACTGCTGTCACAATATGGTACAATAATGATCTATCACCACTTTTCTATTTCCATTTCTAATTTTAGCTCCCCGGAAGTCAGTTTTTGTTGTAAGAAAACGAAGTCTGCAGACCTCATAGGCGAGACGTGAagtctgaaagcagctgggtTTCCTGGGATGGGTCTCCCAGCCTCAGAGCGCTTCCTCTCTTTCTACAGGGGCCGTGGAGCTGTCCCGCCAGAGTCCATTGGCCTCCTGGGTCGTGGCCATGCTCTATTGCTTTGGCAGCTACATCCTGGCCGACCTGCTCCTCGGAGAAGCCCCCCTCGACTACTTCAGCAACAATGCCAGCGTGCTCCTGGCCACAGCAGTCTGGTGAGCCCACCCGCCTGGCATTTGGCCGTGCCTCGGGCAGAAACTTGCTGGACGCACTGCTTTTCTTAGGTGGCACCTGGCATTCTGTGGGCTCTGGAGAGAGCCGGCAGGAGACTTCAGATCTggcactcctccacaggcagccagctgggtgaccttaggctcagcccagtcctgccagagctgttcttatcagcagtaatgtcagggctctctcagcctcccctccctcacagggtgtctgttgtggggagaggaaagggaaggcgattggaagccactttgagactccttcgggtagagaaaagcggcataaaagaaccaattcttcttcttcttcagtaatctcagggctctctcagcctcctctccctcacagggtgtctgttgtggggagaggaaagggaaggcgattggaagccactttgagactccttcgggtagagaaaagcggcataaaagaaccaattcttcttcttcttcagtaatctcagggctctctcagcctcctctccctcacagggtgtctgttgtggggagaggaaagggaaggcgattggaagccactttgagactccttcgggtagagaaaagcggcataaaagaaccaattcttcttcctcttcagtgatatcagggctctctcagcctcccctccctcacagggtgtctgttgtagggagaggaaagggaaggcgactggaagccactttgagactccttcgggtagagaaaagcggcataaaagaaccaattcttcttcttcagtaatctcagggctctctcagcctcctctccctcacagggtgtctgttgtggggagaggaaagggaaggcgattggaagccactttgagactccttcgggtagagaaaagcggcatagaagaaccaactcttcttcttcttcagtaatctcagggctctctcagcctcccctccctcacagggtgtctgttgtggggagaggaagggaagccactttgagactccttcgggtagagaaaagcggcatagaagaaccaactcttcttcttcttcagtaatctcagggctctctcagcctcccctccctcacagggtgtctgttgtggggagaggaaagggaaggcgactggaagccgctttgagcctccttctggcagagaaaaacaaggtataaaaaccttcttcttctcttgtcaTGCTTTGGGAAAGCAGAAGGCAAAATATGGTCCCCTTAAAGCAGCCACATGAGCCCTTAAGCAAACCCAGGCCTCTCCCCCATCTCCCACAGCTCTCATCACCCCCTCTCCAGGGATGCTGCTgtgacacccacccacccctgcagaATCAACTTCCGTCCCCTCACAGTACCAGGGGGGGAGGCGCTCATAGCCTCAAGCAGGTCCCCTCCCTCAAAAGCTCCACCTGGGAAAGGAGCAAAGGGACGGAGAAGGTAGGCAAGCAAAGGGtctgtttccttttctcccaGGTACCTGACTTTCTACTGTCCCTTGAACCTCTTCTACAAGTGTGTGGCGTTCCTGCCCGTGAAACTGATCTTCGTAGCTCTGAAGGAGGTCGTCAGAGTCCGCAAGATCGCTGCTGGAGTCCACCACGCCCACCACCATTATCACCAGGGCTGGCTTATCATGGTAGTCATCGGGTTTGTCAAAGGTAGGCTGGTGGTTTTGGAACCCGGTACCAGGGGCACATTTTTCCAGGCAGCTCTCCGGAGGTCCAGGGTATCGAACTCTGAAATGAAGCCGTCAGGCTGCTGCAGAGCGGCTCGTGCTGTGGTGAGAGCTGCCCTCAAAGGCCCAGGGAGACGTAGAAGACCAAGGAGCAAAAGCAGCCACCAACAGCTTTACTCCAGGCTTCACAGAGGACAGGAGAGGGTGGCTCTGGAGCTAAACCAGAAGGACTGGAAAGGGCACGGTAGCTCTCTGTCCTCTCCTGGACAGACTTCTGGCATTAGCCGAGCTGGCAAGCAGAAATCTGGGACTGCAAGCAATTTCAGACTTGGCTTTGCTACCAGAAGGGTTAGAAGCCCCTCCACTCTCTTATAGGAAAAGCAAAAGGCACAGAAGCTCCCAGGATTGTTGACAGAGCCCTTGGCGACTGCTGTCCCTGAACAGCCTCAGCCCTGTCTGGGCAAGGGGGCCTCCCTGCTTCTGAGCCGGAAGTAATATTCTTTCATTTCCCAGGTTCTGGAGTTGCCTTGATGTCGAATTTTGAGCAGCTGCTGCGGGGAGTCTGGAAGCCAGAAACCAACGAGCTTCTCCACATGACTTTGTGAGTAGAGACTCCAGACTGCAGCTCGGTCTGCCCCAGTCGGGTGCGTCTTtatatcttctctctctctggaagGCCAAAGAGGAGTCTGTCCACAGCCCTTTCCCAGGCAGCGCAGGGCCCCCAGGAGGGAAGGAGCACCTTTTGGTGGGCTTTTTTCACACATGAACTCTAAGAACCTTCCACAGTAGGGTACTACACCGGTCCGACTGCACGCTTGCTGAGACTCAGAGAAACGGAGCCCCTGGGAGAGGCCTCCTGCTGCGTGACTCCTCCACAGCTGGCTGGAAGCAGAATGTGGAAATGGGGTCTCCACGGAGCAGGGTTCTCTTTCTCCGCAGCCTGCCCACATGGGAAGGACGCTAAAGATATTCCACTTGATTCTGCTGGACTTGCCCATACTCAGTCTCCCCCTCTGGGGCCTTGAAAGCATTTTCCACATTCTTCCTGTGGCCAATGGGTCCTGCAGCTGTGAagggaatgagagagagagagtcattaACCCACAGTCACACTGGGCCAaaaactggggaggggtggggaacgaCACTTTGAAAAGACTATGGCACTCCAGAGTCAAGAAGTTACAAAGACGCATACATGCCCAGCTCTGGACAGGAGTTTTCTGCTTGGAAATTCATCTGGGTAGGGGCGACCATGGTCCTTTGCTGCCTCAGGTGTAGCAGAGAGGGAACTGTGGGTGTcaggtcccccttggagagatCATGTGAATGGGGCAGTAGTCGACTGCTCCCCTCGGAAAGGCAGGTAGGAACAAAGGCTGGATTCGTTGGGGAGGTGCGGAGGAGGGGATGTGCTCAGTTGAGATGTGAGCCCAACTCTGACCCTCCCTTGCATTCCCCCTTTTCCCTGAAGCCCATCCAAAGCCAGCCTGTACGGAGCTGTACTCTTCACCCTGCAGCAGACACACTGGCTGCCCATCTCCAAGGACagcctcatcttcttcttcacactCTTCATGATCACTTGCAAGGTGAGCCTCTCTGGGGGAGGAAGGTGAGCTGGCTTGACTGATGGGCAGAAAATGTGAGTAGCCCCCCTTTCCATCCACGAGCAGGGCCTCAATGTGGTCTAGAGGTGGTCGTGGTCGTGGGAAGAGCCGTTGTGCCACAGATGGCTTACAGCCACCctttgtggttttcaaggcaagagacatttcccATGATAAGCAAAAACTGGTTGGGCAGTTCCACAACTCAGTCTGGAGCATCATGGATAAAATCTGTGGGGTCCATCCATAGCTGGGTCGAGTCTGCCCTtcgctttttatccactcccagcccaaataaatccctcccatctgcactgaattcaatttgcattttgatttgggcattttccctctgcaacatgcatgatagaTCTGCGGTGACCCAACCTTTCCCACATGATAtgcaggagcagatataagttgtgatatttgaaaaaccaccatcagtataagtgtagatttctactTTTTGCAAATTAGCTTCCTGCTCTGTGCTTCCAAcgctgacgtagcaaagcagtcttccctgattggccaggacatcagttcaaagacttcctggttcctggttgcaaggcttgtcttatagtgtgctccagaagccctaacttctctcagcagagatttgcctcttggatttattcctccgtCTCTCCTatctccaatcccctcccccccagttcaaGAAAAGAGAGTCCTGCAGCacttgtctcccccacccccgttctgagcttccccaatcaagtgcagaacactttttgtttcaattgcggggggggggggggataggggaagacccaagttcaaatcgatctgaattcagcaggatcagcaacagaaaaaacaaagtaagcgcAGAACCAGCCTTGGTAAGATGAGGACTGAGGCAGAGAAGTTTAGACAGGCACTTCTGTGGCCAGAAGACAACTCCCCCAAGGGAAGTCCCTGTTACAAGGCTGCAAGCCAGAGGGCCTTGGTCTAGAAGGGAAAGCCCAGGCCCCTCTGTCAACCCAAAGGCCCGGAATATTCTGGAACAGCACTGCAAATGGGCAAAGCCCAACAAGATGGCCATATTGGGTGATGCTGCTGTTTCCGTAGGGTGTTTTCCCCACCACGGGGGCTGAACCTAAGAGATGCCAAAGTTCCTGGAATGGGGTGTGAAATGTCCAGAGGGGAGGTGCAGAACAAGAAGGGGCAATTCCCACAACtccaacactcctgcaaccaaagAGTGCTTCggcctgccctggatagcccaggctagcctgatctcagaagtaGAATAGGGTTGGCCTTGGGtggtccttgggtgggagaccaccggAGAAGACCAGGCAATGGAAGACCACCTCAGTTCCTCTCTCTCCTGCAAACCTCCCCCCCTTTgaggggtcgccataagttggctgcaatctGATGGCATTTTCCAGCCCCGCCAGTGCTGCTTCTTGGGAGCAAGGTTGCTGCCAGAGGCACAGGCCGACCTGGGCTTCAGGGCAACCGAGGAGGGGACAGTGTTGTGCAAAACATCTTTCTCACCTTGCCTGACAGGTGTTCATGACAGCAACTCACTCTCATGGCTCACCGTTTGCGCCCGTGGAAGGCGTGTTGTGCCCAGTCCTCTTTGGCTCTGTGCCCTCTGGCCACGATGACCACCACCACGACCACCACCACGAAGGGGCCCACGAACCGTTCTCTCCCCCCACGCCCCTGCTGCCAGCGAAAACACGGGATGAGCTGAACGAAGGCACCCGGAAGCGGAAAACCAAGAAGGCGGAATGAGCTGCAGGCCGAGGGTCCCATCCGAGCCCTCTGGACCCCCCGGGGCCTGGTGCgggagggagctgcagggccCAGTGTCTGCCTGGATGTCTGGCCTCTCATCCTCGGAGTACACAACAGAGTCCTGGGTGATCCTTCCCTTTGCCTTCCCAGCCCTGGCCGGTGCAAGAGCAGAGCATGACTGCTGGTGACAAGGGACAAGGAGCAGCAGTCTCAAGGCCCGCACAGCCTCTCGGTGCCCTTTTGCTGCCAGGCACCGGCCAGCCACAGGGGGACTCGGCCCAGCCTGCTGCCCTCTTTGCACACATTGGGGCACAGAGCCAGGGACAGCGCCCTGTGACCTGCTTGGTGCAAGGCTCCCTGGGTCAGAAGGAAATGCAAGAAGCCctctccgctgctgctgctgctgctgctgccctgtgCTCTTgctgtgtggggtgtgtgtgtgtgtgtgtgtgtgtgtatacagcaGCAGCTGTAGACCTAGAGCCAGCATGATCTTTTGTTAGGGCTTGGTTTCTGTGTAAAGCTTGATACGCTGCCAGGTCCATGAACC
The nucleotide sequence above comes from Paroedura picta isolate Pp20150507F chromosome 4, Ppicta_v3.0, whole genome shotgun sequence. Encoded proteins:
- the TMEM38A gene encoding trimeric intracellular cation channel type A isoform X1, whose product is MARGPSRVSPPPTGLLHRPHFPLVPPPLPPAACREVPGRAVTGPEPSDHRQGAVELSRQSPLASWVVAMLYCFGSYILADLLLGEAPLDYFSNNASVLLATAVWYLTFYCPLNLFYKCVAFLPVKLIFVALKEVVRVRKIAAGVHHAHHHYHQGWLIMVVIGFVKGSGVALMSNFEQLLRGVWKPETNELLHMTFPSKASLYGAVLFTLQQTHWLPISKDSLIFFFTLFMITCKVFMTATHSHGSPFAPVEGVLCPVLFGSVPSGHDDHHHDHHHEGAHEPFSPPTPLLPAKTRDELNEGTRKRKTKKAE
- the TMEM38A gene encoding trimeric intracellular cation channel type A isoform X2, with amino-acid sequence MELLGALEGAELAAAFAHLPVFPVFDLGYFVVSLLYLKYEKGAVELSRQSPLASWVVAMLYCFGSYILADLLLGEAPLDYFSNNASVLLATAVWYLTFYCPLNLFYKCVAFLPVKLIFVALKEVVRVRKIAAGVHHAHHHYHQGWLIMVVIGFVKGSGVALMSNFEQLLRGVWKPETNELLHMTFPSKASLYGAVLFTLQQTHWLPISKDSLIFFFTLFMITCKVFMTATHSHGSPFAPVEGVLCPVLFGSVPSGHDDHHHDHHHEGAHEPFSPPTPLLPAKTRDELNEGTRKRKTKKAE